The following proteins are encoded in a genomic region of Salvelinus namaycush isolate Seneca chromosome 12, SaNama_1.0, whole genome shotgun sequence:
- the LOC120057050 gene encoding protein FAM222B-like — MLACLPGPGDLSLQLLSHTQMNTGLQKWDTTQRMRSAQYPTPAELDAYAKKVANNPLTIKIFPNSVKVPQRNHVRRTVNGLDTSGQRYSPYPPSQASAKAGLLAIIKMPIIKGILKDFDGSRVRLHPSEVIMNPPGPGGPYAAAAASASTLNLHHPPSQGQGMPRQSLNPHPGSQTHPQTLQQTHPQQQGQCQVLRHPPSMPQQHPEQSLPRPQTLSHPQPPSGPTLLLQQQQQQNLQQQGQPPPGLQGGRKLPDADAPPNVTVSTSTIPLSMAAGLNQGRQPDLSSIVHQINQFCQARAQGAGATSMCEGQIANPSPISRNLLINASSRLSMHSHPHPNVCPPGLPPHPNCIMCPANKAAAPSHPQNNMAASNMMPVYHNDIKQQQQQQHQQQQHNHQQQMRWNQQQLAHLQHMQQDGGGHPCKQPSHMGYPPELCVGQPYSLKPPIEKPTPSPPVNNNNGMPGGPLAHYTSGGHYFQQHAVWNSSILPTPNSDSSGSQDLAMPFHGGPPGGSTTLDCGGPPGGGHYRPAVSSSSSGQTSLVQTADYLGGDFQTPCFRDHNLGLMGKMHRPPMNRVGPEVGPGDGRTAHIQHPGYR; from the exons ATGCTGGCCTGTCTGCCAGGGCCAGGTGACCTCTCCCTCCAGCTTCTCTCACACACGCAGATGAACACTGGACTTCAGAAAT GGGACACTACACAGAGGATGAGATCCGCTCAATATCCAACCCCTGCAGAATTGGATGCTTATGCTAAGAAGGTTGCCAACAACCCCCTGACCATTAAGATCTTCCCCAACAGCGTCAAGGTCCCCCAGAGGAACCACGTGCGCCGCACAGTCAACGGGCTGGATACTTCAGGCCAGCGCTACAGCCCCTACCCCCCCTCTCAGGCCAGCGCCAAAGCCGGCCTCCTTGCCATCATCAAGATGCCCATCATCAAGGGCATCCTCAAAGACTTTGATGGCAGCCGGGTACGCCTGCACCCCTCCGAGGTCATCATGAACCCCCCTGGCCCCGGAGGGCCATACGCAGCAGCAGCTGCCTCGGCCAGCACTTTAAACCTCCACCACCCCCCTTCCCAAGGCCAGGGCATGCCCCGGCAGAGCCTGAACCCTCACCCTGGGAGCCAGACTCACCCTCAGACTCTACAACAGACTCACCCCCAGCAGCAGGGTCAGTGCCAGGTCCTCAGACACCCACCCTCCATGCCCCAGCAGCACCCAGAGCAGAGTCTGCCCAGGCCCCAGACTCTGTCCCACCCCCAGCCTCCCTCTGGCCCCACCCTCCTActccaacagcagcagcaacagaacCTTCAGCAGCAGGGGCAGCCTCCTCCCGGCCTTCAGGGGGGCCGGAAGCTGCCAGACGCCGACGCGCCGCCTAACGTGACAGTCTCTACCTCAACAATTCCTCTGTCCATGGCCGCCGGCCTGAACCAGGGCCGCCAGCCAGACCTGAGCAGCATCGTGCACCAGATCAACCAGTTCTGCCAAGCCCGGGCCCAGGGGGCTGGAGCCACCTCCATGTGCGAGGGCCAGATCGCCAACCCCAGCCCCATCAGCCGCAACCTCCTTATCAACGCCAGCTCCAGGTTGTCCATGCACAGCCACCCACACCCCAACGTCTGTCCCCCCGGGCTGCCCCCACACCCCAACTGCATCATGTGTCCCGCGAACAAGGCTGCTGCCCCCTCTCACCCCCAAAACAACATGGCTGCCTCAAACATGATGCCTGTTTACCACAATGATATcaaacagcagcagcaacaacagcatcaacaacaacaacataatcaCCAACAGCAGATGCGCTGGAACCAGCAGCAGTTGGCTCATCTACAGCACATGCAGCAGGATGGCGGGGGCCACCCCTGCAAGCAGCCCTCTCACATGGGCTACCCCCCAGAGCTGTGTGTGGGCCAGCCATACAGCCTGAAGCCTCCTATAGAGAagcccaccccctctcccccagtCAACAACAACAATGGCATGCCTGGGGGTCCACTGGCCCACTACACCAGTGGTGGCCACTATTTCCAACAACACGCTGTGTGGAACAGCAGTATCCTGCCAACGCCCAACAGCGACAGCTCCGGGTCTCAGGACCTGGCCATGCCATTCCATGGTGGGCCCCCAGGGGGCTCCACAACCCTAGACTGCGGTGGGCCCCCTGGGGGAGGCCATTACAGGCCCGCGGTGAGCTCCTCCTCCTCCGGCCAGACTAGTCTGGTGCAAACGGCAGATTACTTGGGCGGGGACTTCCAGACGCCCTGCTTCCGAGATCACAATCTGGGGCTGATGGGAAAGATGCACAGGCCTCCCATGAACAGGGTGGGGCCCGAGGTTGGCCCCGGGGACGGCAGAACCGCTCACATCCAGCACCCAGGGTACAGATAA